One window from the genome of bacterium encodes:
- a CDS encoding DoxX family protein: protein MLIDTLNGAGRFFYKRSFGLLLIRLVVGLIFLVHGWDKVENISQVAVFFGTLGFWPWVAYFIGWLEVIGGLALILGIATRAFGVLFGIEMIVAAALVGAAHGFSGIEFELLLAAASFGLALIGSGKYSVYKMECQNCGGVFCNAETGVCVAVP, encoded by the coding sequence ATGCTTATCGACACCCTCAATGGCGCGGGCAGGTTCTTTTATAAGCGGTCTTTCGGCCTTCTCCTCATACGGCTCGTGGTCGGCCTCATCTTCCTCGTCCATGGCTGGGACAAAGTGGAGAACATCTCGCAGGTTGCCGTTTTCTTCGGCACGCTCGGGTTCTGGCCCTGGGTCGCGTACTTCATCGGCTGGCTTGAGGTGATCGGCGGTCTCGCGCTTATTCTCGGTATCGCGACGCGCGCCTTCGGCGTCCTCTTCGGGATTGAAATGATAGTCGCGGCCGCGCTCGTCGGCGCGGCGCACGGATTCTCGGGCATCGAGTTCGAGCTTCTTCTTGCGGCCGCATCCTTCGGTCTCGCGCTCATCGGTTCCGGGAAATATTCGGTGTATAAGATGGAGTGCCAGAACTGCGGCGGGGTATTCTGCAACGCCGAAACGGGCGTCTGCGTCGCGGTGCCGTAG
- a CDS encoding helix-turn-helix domain-containing protein: MRKISEQQRNRVVHLRKKGKSIPEISKETGTSKTTVLRYVQHVSVLPEFQALLRGKQGGSRERSQARRESILERSSSALGRLSNRDLLFLLIGIYWGEGTKKDFSLINSDPSLICTFLRCLRTLNIASARLSLSLRLHDDIPVQRAKIFWARVTGLPIAKITRIEIIKGKKKGKLPYGMCRVRVSSGIQERLFVQSAIGLIGAESGKRLV, from the coding sequence ATGAGAAAAATATCCGAGCAACAGCGTAACCGAGTTGTACATTTACGAAAAAAAGGCAAAAGTATTCCGGAAATTTCTAAAGAAACAGGAACCTCCAAAACAACCGTGCTGCGCTACGTTCAGCATGTTTCAGTCCTTCCCGAATTTCAGGCGCTGCTTAGGGGGAAACAAGGAGGTTCACGAGAGCGCTCCCAAGCTCGACGCGAAAGTATCCTGGAGCGCTCGTCGTCAGCTTTGGGGAGGCTTTCAAATAGAGATCTCTTGTTTCTCCTTATTGGCATTTATTGGGGTGAAGGTACGAAAAAGGACTTTTCATTGATAAATTCAGATCCATCTCTTATATGTACTTTCCTCCGCTGTCTTCGTACGCTTAACATTGCATCAGCAAGACTCTCGCTTTCTCTCCGGCTTCATGATGATATCCCTGTTCAAAGAGCGAAGATATTCTGGGCTCGAGTTACCGGGTTGCCGATCGCAAAGATTACCAGGATTGAAATAATCAAAGGGAAAAAGAAAGGGAAATTGCCGTACGGAATGTGCCGAGTTCGGGTGTCGTCGGGGATACAGGAACGCTTATTCGTGCAAAGTGCCATAGGTCTTATTGGCGCAGAATCAGGTAAACGGCTAGTATAA
- a CDS encoding glutaredoxin domain-containing protein produces the protein MDTPAPAQKTVTIYSTPTCHFCQMSKDFFKEHGIAFTDYNVATDLQKRQEMIDKSGQMGVPVIYIGEEMVVGFDKEKLSSLLGIAG, from the coding sequence ATGGATACACCAGCACCAGCCCAAAAGACCGTTACCATCTACAGCACACCCACCTGCCATTTCTGCCAGATGAGCAAGGATTTTTTCAAGGAGCACGGCATCGCCTTCACCGATTACAACGTCGCGACTGACCTCCAGAAGCGCCAGGAGATGATCGACAAGAGCGGACAGATGGGCGTGCCGGTTATCTACATCGGCGAAGAGATGGTCGTCGGATTCGACAAGGAGAAACTTTCTTCGCTCCTGGGAATTGCGGGCTAG
- a CDS encoding M15 family metallopeptidase, whose product MTLEEALRGKEIPDEIKEELSIISVPHISFDGNKHEGQLIVHKDVAREMREIFEELFKRRFPIHQIIPITHYNWDDDASMAANNTSAFSYRVIYGETKRLSNHSYGRAIDLNPLLNPYIGIDGAVAPSGAVYDISVPGTITEDIAAIFKSCGWKWGGDWNPKDWQHFEKTPD is encoded by the coding sequence GTGACACTCGAAGAGGCCTTGCGCGGCAAGGAGATTCCGGACGAAATTAAAGAGGAGCTCAGTATTATTTCTGTGCCCCATATTTCTTTCGACGGAAATAAGCATGAAGGGCAGCTGATAGTGCACAAGGATGTCGCAAGGGAGATGCGGGAAATCTTCGAGGAGCTTTTCAAGAGGCGGTTTCCTATCCACCAAATTATCCCGATCACGCATTACAACTGGGACGACGACGCTTCGATGGCGGCGAATAACACTTCCGCATTCAGTTACCGGGTAATTTACGGCGAAACGAAGAGGCTCTCGAATCACTCCTATGGGCGTGCCATCGACCTGAATCCGCTTCTCAATCCCTATATCGGCATCGACGGCGCAGTTGCTCCTTCCGGCGCCGTGTATGACATATCGGTACCGGGTACGATAACGGAGGATATTGCCGCTATCTTCAAGTCCTGTGGCTGGAAGTGGGGTGGCGACTGGAACCCGAAGGACTGGCAGCACTTCGAGAAAACACCGGACTAA